A stretch of Zonotrichia leucophrys gambelii isolate GWCS_2022_RI chromosome 19, RI_Zleu_2.0, whole genome shotgun sequence DNA encodes these proteins:
- the MRM3 gene encoding rRNA methyltransferase 3, mitochondrial, whose amino-acid sequence MSYPAAQLANSLPLLLICDNIRDPGNLGTILRSAAGAGCEKVLLTKGCVDPWEPKVLRAGMGAHFRVPIIASLDWDSLPTNLPAGTQVCVADNNAPSSTSLPGGAASAPASPTAPVKSSPRAAPEHEDEEGAAIPVQHYYEDWAKAPVAVVVGGETQGLSPAALGLAASTGGRRLLIPVVPGVDSLNSAIAAGILLFEGRRQLLCRHKQEDGRHKLPVPG is encoded by the exons ATGTCCTACCCTGCAGCTCAGCTCGCCaactccctgcccctgctcctcaTCTGCGACAACATCCGAGACCCAGGAAACCTGGGCACCATTCTGagatctgcagcaggagcaggctgtgaaAAAGTGCTGCTCACCAAAG GCTGTGTGGATCCGTGGGAGCCAAAGGTGCTCCGTGCAGGAATGGGGGCTCATTTCCGTGTGCCCATCATTGCCAGCCTGGACTGGGACTCTCTCCCCACCAACCTCCCTGCGGGCACCCAGGTCTGCGTGGCCGACAACAACgcccccagcagcacatccctgcccGGAggggctgcctctgctcctgccagccccacagctcctgtgaaatccagccccagggctgctcctgagcacgaggatgaggagggagcagcaatCCCAGTGCAGCATTACTACGAGGACTGGGCAAAGGCACCAGTGGCTGTGGTGGTGGGAGGGGAGACCCAGGGCCTGAGCCCggctgcactggggctggcagccagcacGGGGGGCAGGAGGCTGCTCATCCCCGTGGTGCCAGGCGTGGACAGCCTCAACTCTGCTATTGCTGCTGGCATCCTGCTCTTcgagggcaggaggcagctgctgtgcaggcacaAGCAGGAGGATGGCAGGCAcaagctgcctgtgccaggctga
- the GLOD4 gene encoding glyoxalase domain-containing protein 4, whose product MAARRALHFVFKVGDRARTARFYRELLGMRVLRHEEFEEGCKATCNGPYDGKWSKTMVGYGPEDNHFVVELTYNYGIGEYRLGNDFLGITLVSSQAVSNAKKMGWPLKEVTSGVFETEAPGGYKFYLEDKEKLKQDPVWKVTLGVSNLQKSVSYWSGLLGMKIYEKDEEKQRALLGYADDQCKLELRAVGGAVDHGTAFGRVAFSCAKDELPGIEALMKKENQKILTPLVSLDTPGKATVQVVILADPDGHEVCFVGDEAFRELSQVDPNGDKLLDDAMAADKSDKWFAEHNRKKVSA is encoded by the exons atggccGCCCGCAGGGCGCTGCACTTCGTCTTCAAAGTGGGAGACCGGGCCCGAACGGCGCGGTTCTACCGGGAGCTGCTCGGCATGAGG gtgctgcGGCACGAGGAGTTCGAGGAGGGCTGCAAGGCCACCTGCAACGG CCCTTATGATGGAAAATGGAGCAAGACCATGGTGGGCTATGGACCAGAGGACAATCACTTTGTGGTGGAGCTGACTTACAATTATGGCATTGGGGAATATCGCCTGGGCAACGACTTCCTG GGCATCACTCTGGTGTCCAGCCAGGCTGTGAGCAATGCCAAGAAGATGGGCTGGCCCCTCAAAGAGGTCACCTCTGGTGTCTTTGAAACTGAAGCCCCAGGAGGATACAAATTCTACCTGGAAGACAAGGAAAAGCTCAAGCAAG ATCCCGTGTGGAAGGTAACCCTGGGTGTCTCAAACCTGCAGAAGTCTGTGAGCTACTGGTCTGGCTTGCTTGGGATGAAAATATATGAGAAGGATGAGGAGAAACAAAGAGCTTTGTTGGGCTATGCTGATGACCAG TGCAagctggagctgagggctgTAGGAGGGGCAGTGGATCATGGGACAGCGTTCGGCCGCGTCGCCTTCTCCTGTGCCAAGGACGAG ctgcCAGGCATTGAAGCCCTGATGAAAAAGGAGAATCAGAAGATTCTGACCCCTCTGGTCAGCTTGGACACACCTGGCAAGGCCACGGTGCAGGTGGTGATTCTGGCTGATCCT GATGGACATGAAGTCTGTTTTGTGGGAGATGAAGCATTCAGAGAGCTGTCCCAGGTGGACCCTAATGGTGACAAGCTGCTGGATGAT GCCATGGCTGCAGACAAGAGTGACAAGTGGTTTGCTGAGCACAACAGGAAGAAAGTTTCAGCTTAG
- the GEMIN4 gene encoding gem-associated protein 4 — protein MEPSERGAAMAPGCPGGPWAVGEETAILHGGFLLAARLLQPRPLRELRKADWPRAGVPITDALREIGERCPSPRGRWKEEAVAIVWAKILLPAPPAAAAALEWGWKEDGFFSVGAMIPDVNHTALFELVKALGAPRLFVQLLLALPPGVCRAQLESLVQYISSDTSPSDVSFFLDVWWEVLKHREGQEDATVAAFGALIHQHGGEPPLEDGLQPPKRFKGDPAAPGLPAVLLQGLKQIRGCIAQPRLRCHALANLAELLCLSSALGPGDSPLPIAEHLAKLSAMVRLWSSDTDSQYHPCGLAEKVREAQRSMSLLCLTRPSREELFAGLDLLCSLLQAWGEELQDTLRAAEELSFESYRLLEALTSLGKSLDSLSETTDLGESETHVVSELAQLTKDFLRDTRAVLEDLDTSLVSSVAMAIIAQRLDRHLDTCSVFASEKTWACSKAWVECLVENKALFQTPELVLKLLETLVSFATSHHDKEAQELQMQVTKAIVECYTELSLSDKNKVISGVLASWGGPGVSQNVQVVREGFQEDLNVTLNQITESVSDEGLARAVASVARLTLLSPEATVKQVCHLAVVNLGAHQFLAQILCSFPALSFQESHEEAGRPHSLVLRCLQEAVWGKLSTAREEEQFLQFLAFLMQPGSATPLVSPAEVTKAFVLPCLKSDSAQIELSLQILSKVLGTPSCSEEHWIKSCHPFPLLLSLCKLLDGYTKYWHQPREQLFPSLETKDLILSILCQLCELLGPEIFPSSELWVQSLAWLHRKVASLDWTVGLRLKNLYGDHFKNEVPATLFEICRLPEDEWTSQSWPAYGPGSGLLAWMECCCVSPALRDTMLALLSVNVDNPEEVNLFSKGFLVALIQVLPWCSQGEWKRLVPVVEQLLHRQVLHVPYTLEYVQHLPLLNLRPFSCHLQLSVLLLRGFQLLCSSSCSSWLPPEAWLHLVQLYCSSLTEVLASLQATAGAAAQPCAQEVSFTCIQLFCHLLHVAAMLPAAGCEEPLLVVALEVLSQYEVSSRADVSPCAALRRANEGHFLQSVTHSLEHQELRCTLLQKLSKLGARSEH, from the coding sequence atggaGCCGTCGGAGCGCGGGGCCGCGATGGCACCGGGCTGCCCCGGGGGCCCGTGGGCCGTGGGCGAGGAGACGGCGATCCTGCACGGCGGCTTCCTGCTGGCCGCCCGCCTGCTGCAGCCGCGGCCGCTGCGGGAGCTGCGCAAGGCCGACTGGCCCCGCGCCGGGGTGCCCATCACGGACGCGCTGCGCGAGATCGGCGAGCGCTGCCCCTCGCCGCGGGGCCGCTGGAAGGAGGAGGCCGTGGCCATCGTGTGGGCCAAGATCCTGCTGcccgcccctcccgccgccgccgcggcgctggagtggggctggaaggaggacGGGTTCTTCTCGGTGGGGGCGATGATCCCCGATGTGAACCACACCGCGCTCTTCGAGCTGGTGAAGGCGCTGGGCGCGCCCCGGCTCTtcgtgcagctgctgctggcgctgcccCCCGGCGTGTGCCGGGCACAGCTGGAGAGCTTGGTGCAGTACATCTCCAGCGACACATCCCCGTCCGACGTCAGCTTCTTCCTGGACGTGTGGTGGGAGGTGCTGaagcacagggagggacaggaggatgCCACGGTGGCGGCGTTCGGCGCTCTCATCCATCAGCACGGCGGGGAGCCCCCGCTGGAGGATGGGCTGCAGCCCCCGAAGAGGTTCAAGGGTGAccccgctgcccccgggctGCCGgcggtgctgctgcaggggttgAAGCAGATCCGAGGCTGCATCGCCCAGCCCCGCCTGAGGTGCCACGCCCTGGCCAACCTGGCcgagctgctgtgcctgtcctCGGCGCTGGGGCCAGGGGACAGCCCCCTGCCCATCGCAGAGCACCTGGCCAAGCTCAGTGCCATGGTCAGGCTCTGGAGCAGTGACACTGACAGCCAGTACCACCCCTGTGGGCTGGCAGAGAAGGTGAGGGAGGCACAGAGGAGCATGAGCCTGCTGTGCCTGACCAGACCCTCTCGTGAGGAGCTCTTTGCTGGCTTGGACTTGCTCTGCAGCTTGTTGCAGGcctggggagaggagctgcaggacactCTGAgggcagctgaggagctgagctTTGAGAGCTACAGGCTGCTGGAGGCTCTGACCAGCCTTGGGAAGAGCCTGGATTCCCTCTCAGAGACCACAGACCTGGGGGAGAGTGAGACACATGTGGTgtcagagctggcacagctcaccAAGGACTtcctgagggacaccagggctgtcctggaggATCTGGACACCAGCCTGGTGTCTTCAGTTGCCATGGCCATCATTGCACAGAGGCTGGACCGCCACCTGGACACCTGCTCTGTTTTTGCATCTGAAAAGACCTGGGCTTGTTCAAAGGCCTGGGTTGAGTGCCTGGTGGAAAACAAAGCTCTGTTCCAGACCCCTGAGCTGGTTCTGAAACTGCTGGAGACGCTGGTGAGCTTTGCCACATCCCACCATGACAAGGAGGCCCAAGAGCTGCAGATGCAAGTGACCAAAGCCATCGTGGAGTGTTACACTGAGCTCTCACTGAGTGACAAGAACAAAGTGATCTCAGGTGTCCTGGCGTCCTGGGGtggcccaggtgtgtcccagaaCGTGCAGGTTGTCAGGGAGGGGTTCCAGGAGGACCTGAATGTGACTTTGAACCAGATCACAGAGAGTGTGTCTGATGAaggcctggccagggctgtggcTTCCGTGGCCAGGctgacactgctgtccccagaggcCACAGTGAAGCAGGTTTGTCACCTTGCTGTGGTCAACCTTGGAGCACACCAGTTCCTTGCCCAaatcctctgctccttcccagcactgagctTCCAGGAGAGCCATGAGGAGGCAGGGAGGCCACACAGCCTGGTGCTGAGGTGTCTGCAGGAGGCAGTGTGGGGGAAGCTTTCCACAGCAAGGGAAGAGGAGCAGTTCCTTCAGTTCCTGGCCTTTCTCATGCAGCCAGGCTCAGCCACCCCGCTTGTGTCACCTGCAGAAGTGACCAAAGCCTTTGTCCTTCCCTGTCTGAAGTCAGACTCTGCTCAGATTGAGCTGAGCCTGCAGATCCTCAGTAAGGTTTTGGGAACACCGTCCTGCTCAGAAGAGCACTGGATCAAATCCTGCCACCCATTCCCGCTTCTCCTCAGCCTCTGCAAACTTCTGGATGGTTACACCAAGTACTGGCATCAGCCTAGGGAGcagctcttcccttccctggagaCCAAAGACCTGATTCTGAGcatcctctgccagctctgtgagctgctgggaCCAGAGATTTTCCCCTCCTCGGAGCTGTGGGTGCAGTCTCTGGCCTGGCTCCACAGGAAGGTGGCATCCCTGGACTGGACCGTGGGGCTTCGTCTGAAGAACCTTTATGGGGACCACTTCAAGAACGAGGTCCCAGCAACGCTGTTTGAGATCTGCAGGCTCCCTGAGGACGAGTGGACATCCCAGTCCTGGCCAGCCTACGGGCCGGGCAGCGGGCTGCTGGCATGGATGGAGTGCTGCTGCGTGTCCCCAGCGCTCAGGGACACcatgctggcactgctctccgTCAACGTGGACAACCCTGAGGAGGTGAATCTCTTCAGCAAAGGCTTCCTGGTGGCTCTAATCCAGGTGCTGCCCTGGTGCAGCCAGGGGGAGTGGAAGAGGCTGGTGCCCgtggtggagcagctgctgcacaggcagGTGCTGCACGTGCCCTACACGCTGGAGTACGTGCAGCACCTGCCCCTGCTCAACCTCCGCCCCTTCTCCTGCCACCTGCAGCTCTCCGTGCTCCTCCTCAGGggcttccagctcctctgcagctccagctgctccagctggctgCCCCCAGAGGCCTGGCTGCACCTGGTGCAGCTCTACTGCTCCAGCCTCACTGAGGTGCTGGCCTCCCTGCAGGCCACGGCGGGAGCCGCGGCCCAGCCCTGCGCGCAGGAGGTGTCCTTCACCTGCATCCAGCTCTTCTGCCACCTGCTGCACGTGGCTGCCATGCTGCCAGCTGCGGGCTGCGAGGAGCCCCTGCTGGTGGTGGCCCTGGAGGTGCTGTCCCAGTATGAGGTGTCCAGCAGGGCTGATGTGTCGCCGTGCGCCGCGCTGCGCAGAGCCAACGAGGGGCACTTCCTGCAGTCCGTCACCCACagcctggagcaccaggagctgcgCTGCACCCTCCTGCAGAAGCTCAGCAAGCTGGGAGCACGCTCAGAGCACTGA
- the TLCD3A gene encoding TLC domain-containing protein 3A encodes MWRTLALASAFFPGLFILCIRLLRWAAPALSLKDRILLSGRLVSTVQAAMATVSGITVMLSCKNVVHDRHWLAVEYVWVLVPYMTYDIYVMYLCHWHKSQEKGILEKKHSLASVWSFLLQERLMVTHHLFILIVLTPITQHFRGELGDFFVGCIFTAELSTPFVSLGKILMQLKMQDTLLHKVNGIIVLVTFFLCRILLFPFMYAAYGRQVGIPAYLVPFRIPLHCNIANASLIAPQLYWFTLICRKAARLYRSSAAHRSR; translated from the exons ATGTGGCGGACGCTGGCCCTCGCCTCCGCCTTCTTCCCGGGGCTCTTCATCCTCTGCATCCGGTTGCTGCGCTGGGCCGCCCCGGCACTGAGCCTTAAGGACCGCATCCTCCTCAGCGGCAG GCTGGTATCAACGGTCCAAGCCGCGATGGCAACGGTGTCGGGGATCACGGTTATGCTCAGCTGCAAGAACGTGGTGCACGACAG gcacTGGCTGGCTGTGGAGTATGTCTGGGTGCTGGTTCCCTACATGACCTATGACATCTATGTCATGTACCTGTGCCACTGGCACAAGAGCCAGGAGAAGGGGATCCTGGAGAAGAAGCACTCGCTGGCCAGCGTGTGGAGcttcctcctgcaggagaggctgaTGGTGACCCACCACCTCTTCATCCTCATCGTGCTCACCCCCATCACCCAG CACTTcaggggagagctgggggacTTCTTCGTGGGCTGCAtcttcacagcagagctgagcacgCCTTTTGTTTCACTGGGCAAGATCCTCATGCAG ctcaAAATGCAGGACACTCTCCTGCACAAGGTGAACGGGATCATCGTCCTGGTGACCTTCTTCTTGTGCCGCATCCTCCTGTTCCCGTTCATGTACGCGGCGTACGGCCGCCAGGTGGGGATCCCGGCGTACCTGGTGCCGTTCCGCATCCCCCTGCACTGCAACATCGCCAACGCGTCCCTCATCGCCCCCCAGCTCTACTGGTTCACGCTCATCTGCCGCAAGGCCGCCCGGCTCTACCGCAGCTCTGCCGCGCACCGGAGCAGATAA